The DNA region CTGGCGGGAAAAAATCCTGGTTGCGCATGAGTGCAAATGCCAGATCGAACAACAAGGGGCCGGCAGCCGAGGCGCCGGTGAGTCCCGGACGTCCGCTTCCATCGGCATTTCCAACCCAGATGCCAATCACGTAGTGTGGGTTAAACCCCACAGCCCATGCGTCGCGCTGGCCAAAACTGGTACCTGTTTTCCAGGCAAGAGGTAATTTCACTTCAGCATCAAAGCTTGTGACCACGGTTTCCGGGCGATTCAGGCCGGTGAGCGCTTCGGCTGTGAGCCTGCAAGCCTCGTGGCTCAACGGAAATGAACCATCACCGTGCAGGGCTTGTCGGGCCAGTCTGGCATATATTTTTGTCAATTCCAGCAGGTTTACCTCGGCTCCGCCCAGGATCAGCGAAATGCCATAGTGTTCGGCGGATTTTTTGAAGCCGCTGAACCCCATGGCATGGATTTGATTAATGAATTTTTCAATCCCATATTCTTTGAGCAGCCACGCAAAGGGGATGTTGAGCGACCGCTGCAAGGCGGTCTGGGCTTCCACCGCCCCGCTGAAACTGTTGTCGAAGTTGCGGGGCGAATAACTCCCCCACCAACTCGGAATGTCGGGCAACAGGCTTTGCGGGTGTATCAATCCTTCGTCGAGTGCAGAAGCAAAAAGCAAGGGTTTGAGCATACTGCCGGGGCTACGCATGCTTGCAGCCATGTCGTTATGACAGCCTGGCACCTTGCTTTGGGGGTGGGCATTGCCCATGTAGGCAATGATATTGCCCGTTTCGGTTTCCCGGATAATTACAGCCAGGTTATGAACAAATGTGGGAGATACATTCAGACGTTGGTTTTCGGCCATTTGTAGTACAATTTGCTGCACATCAGCGTCTAACGTACTGTGTATAAAACCGGTCTTACCTTCCTTGCGGGCTTGTTCCAAAAAATGAGGGGCAAGGTCCGGAAAAGTGTATCTGCCTTGAGGCAGGGGTTCGGTCAGGGCGAGCTCGAGGTCTGTAGAGCTTATCTTTCCCATGCGGTGTAATTTCCTGAGAAGGCGGTCGCGTTTTTGCTGAAGCTGCCCCACGTTCTTCTCAGGATGAATGTTGGCAGGTGAATTGGGCAACACGGCAAGCAAGGCAGCCTCGGCCCAGCTCAGGAGTTCCGGGGGATGTCCAAAATAGCGCCATGAGGCGGCATGCAAACCGTTGATATTTCCCCCAAAAGGAGCAACTGAGGCATAATGCCTCAAAATTGATTTTTTGGAATATTTCAGTTCTATCGAAAGGGCGAGCCAGGCTTCAGCAATCTTGTGTTTCAAACCACGATTCTTGTATCGCACCGAGATGCGGGCTAGCTGCATGCTTATGGTGGAGCCACCACTGACGATCTTGCCTGCCCGGATATTTTGAAAAATTGCCCGGGATACCGCGATGGGGTCAATACCAGGGTGCCAGCGGAAACGCTTGTCTTCATAGGCCAGCAGTGCGGCAACATATTTCTCCGGAAGGCTGTCGGCGGGTGCAAACCGCCATTGGCCATCAGAAGCCAATCTGGCGCCCAACAGCCTTCCGTGCCTGTCGAGAAGTACCGTGCTCAGGGGTTCGCGCCCAAGTGGGTCAGGCGAGAACCAGAGAAACGTCATGAACACAAGAACCGATGATAAAGCAAGCAATATTTTTTTTTGCTGCTGGCGGGAATTAGGCATGACAAATGATCAAGGTCGTGAACGAGGTGTGATTTCAATCCTTGATGCGCCGGTAAAGGCTTCGATATCAGTCTCGTACATTGAATTTAAAAATATGCCGGGAAAGACAAAGTTACCCGAATAAGTCACCGAGATTCGAACTGAGTAAATTCGCTCTTGTCCGGGTGCAAGCGAGAAGTAGTTGATCACTCTGTCGTCGCGCACGTCGGTATAATCCTGCGAAAATTGCGCGGCAATCGTCGGCGAACCCTCCGGGACATTGCTTCCCAATACCTCCCAGCCAGCCGGCAGGATGTTTTGCAAAGCAAGGAAATTGCGTTGTTTGTTGCTTCGGTTGACAACTTTAACCCGCATGATTGCGGTTTCGCCTTGTTTGAGGTCTTTGATCTCAAGGGCTCGACCGTCGAGGGCAGTGAACCACACCTTCAGCTCCGCATTCCTCGAAATCGGAGCAGCTTCCTTTTCCTCAGGTATGGCCGATGTAAGCAGGTTGAAATACAGACCTTTGGCGCCGGTATTTCG from Bacteroidota bacterium includes:
- the pbpC gene encoding penicillin-binding protein 1C, with translation MTFLWFSPDPLGREPLSTVLLDRHGRLLGARLASDGQWRFAPADSLPEKYVAALLAYEDKRFRWHPGIDPIAVSRAIFQNIRAGKIVSGGSTISMQLARISVRYKNRGLKHKIAEAWLALSIELKYSKKSILRHYASVAPFGGNINGLHAASWRYFGHPPELLSWAEAALLAVLPNSPANIHPEKNVGQLQQKRDRLLRKLHRMGKISSTDLELALTEPLPQGRYTFPDLAPHFLEQARKEGKTGFIHSTLDADVQQIVLQMAENQRLNVSPTFVHNLAVIIRETETGNIIAYMGNAHPQSKVPGCHNDMAASMRSPGSMLKPLLFASALDEGLIHPQSLLPDIPSWWGSYSPRNFDNSFSGAVEAQTALQRSLNIPFAWLLKEYGIEKFINQIHAMGFSGFKKSAEHYGISLILGGAEVNLLELTKIYARLARQALHGDGSFPLSHEACRLTAEALTGLNRPETVVTSFDAEVKLPLAWKTGTSFGQRDAWAVGFNPHYVIGIWVGNADGSGRPGLTGASAAGPLLFDLAFALMRNQDFFPPASLLPHRYQICQLSGYSPGPDCPTISVVGTPAGSKVKTCSFHQLITTDTTSHWRISEGCRPPFPTKRQTWFVLPPVMSYYYQIANSAYRPLPPLFPGCNSSPYQIMDFAYPPANASIFLPRDFSGNMHPTVFVLIHQQADLSVHWHLDGNYIGTTTGPEHRMPILADAGEHVVTVVDESGQRLSRKVFFLNPKPGRH